GAAAATCGTTATAAAAGCATCAGCATTAGAATCGAACGCCGTCGGTTCAAGCCCGTCAAATCAAAAAGCACCTAAAGGCGTAAGTTTTTATAAAGCCATATTGAAAATAAAAAAAATTAAAGGCGTATGCGGAGTAATTAACCTGAAAAATAATATATTTCATAAATCGCTTTATCTTTTTAATTATAAAAACGGGAAAATTTATATATTAAAAAATCCTCTTGAATGATTAAGTTTATACATGCTGCGGACATTCATCTCGACAGCCCGCTAATAGGGCTTGAAAATTATGAAGGCGCTCCGGTTGAAAAAATTAGGGGGGCGGCAAGAAAGGCCCTGTCTGAACTTGTAGATTTAGCGGCAGAGGAAGAGGCGTCTTTTGTCGTAATAGCAGGCGATATGTATGATGGAGACTGGAAAGATTACAATACCGGTTTATTTTTGTTAAACACATTATCCAAGCTGGCGTCAAACGGCATTAATGTTTTTATAGCCAAAGGCAATCATGACGCAGAAAGCAAGATAACCAAAAATTTAAAACCGCCTGAAGGAATAAAAATATTTTCTTCTAAAAAACCGGAAACGTTTTATTTAAATTTAAAAAACTTCAATATAGCGATTCATGGACAAAGTTTTTCCTCTCCTGCCGTAAAAGAAAATTTAGCTTCCAATTACCCGCAAGCGGAAAAAGGCATGTTTAATGTGGGCATTCTGCACACTTCCGTTAACGGCAGGGCAGGGCATGAAAACTATGCGCCATGCTCTATCGACGATCTTAAATCTAAAGGTTATAATTATTGGGCGCTCGGACATATCCATAAAAGAGAAGTTTTAAGCGAAAATCCTTTAATAGTTTTCCCGGGCAATATTCAAGGAAGGCATATTAAAGAAACGGGTTTTAAAGGATGCATGGTAGTAAGCATCGACGATGATTACAATGTTTCGGCGGAGTTTAAGAGTTTATGTTCCATAGTTTGGTCTTACTGCGAAACCGACGTAACCGGCGCCGAGTCTCCGGAAGAAGTAGTCGAAAAAGTAAACATAAGCGTTAAAAACGAACTTTCAAAAAATAAAGGCATGTTTACCGCGGCAAGAATATCCATTAAAGGCGCTTGCAGGGCGCATAACGCTCTTTTATCCGATCCGGAAAAGTGGAAAAACGAAATACGGCTCGAAGCGGCAAATTCTTGCAAAAGCTCCGTATGGCTTGAAAAGATAAATATAAAAACATCCGTAAAAGCAGATATGGAAGAGTTGAAAAAAAGAAAAGATGCAGTCGGAGACTTAATGCGGTATATAGATTCTTTAAACGGCGAGCAAAGCCAGGAAATTAAAGATATGTTATCCGGAATATCGTCTGATTTAAAAGACAAACTTCCTCGGGAATTGAAAAACAATAATTTTTTCGATAACGGCGAAAACATTTTGGAGATTACGAACGAAGCCAGACAAATTTTGTTATCCCGTTTGTTATCGTCAACGACGGC
The DNA window shown above is from Candidatus Acidulodesulfobacterium acidiphilum and carries:
- a CDS encoding DNA repair exonuclease, with the translated sequence MIKFIHAADIHLDSPLIGLENYEGAPVEKIRGAARKALSELVDLAAEEEASFVVIAGDMYDGDWKDYNTGLFLLNTLSKLASNGINVFIAKGNHDAESKITKNLKPPEGIKIFSSKKPETFYLNLKNFNIAIHGQSFSSPAVKENLASNYPQAEKGMFNVGILHTSVNGRAGHENYAPCSIDDLKSKGYNYWALGHIHKREVLSENPLIVFPGNIQGRHIKETGFKGCMVVSIDDDYNVSAEFKSLCSIVWSYCETDVTGAESPEEVVEKVNISVKNELSKNKGMFTAARISIKGACRAHNALLSDPEKWKNEIRLEAANSCKSSVWLEKINIKTSVKADMEELKKRKDAVGDLMRYIDSLNGEQSQEIKDMLSGISSDLKDKLPRELKNNNFFDNGENILEITNEARQILLSRLLSSTTAD